Proteins from a genomic interval of Oncorhynchus kisutch isolate 150728-3 linkage group LG28, Okis_V2, whole genome shotgun sequence:
- the LOC116358157 gene encoding mucin-2-like, whose product MSPLPGNAFRVNGRAHDPYVDISGTTQPTTGPGYPESTVSSEILATTTSMDLSVYTTETAFTKSQQGESNPTSTTLGGPSPGDEIMTETSHVLATTFTQAPSTKEPPGSTSQIDLATKMPVQFEIANVKAIETTNKLEETSYETKTTERTTATAESSENSEVKTSEMSTSAFEPARVDAPVRSSTSKDTITTPTTSSLITTPKMKSAIISEIAPAPVYASNSSGMLRTTTLQTIATTWPLWGKTFELLATSPGKPSERTLETSTIMPMSTSASSAPGSVSETLSAITSPRITFATVAFLPIVSVPTPDSPLETKATATTERTGESNPKTTAATPYETTDINTPETSSTTPSTKPKTSSTYTTFPSTAPETSVKVTKEPFTTDATMATSSSEKLSTAYFQAYQTTTTTDTSTITSTSDSSTIPVSATLWTVTAERITTFPPSTEPKTASTATYTTIPHTETETLTTTTTSISTKPETSSTATYTPSPSTEPKTSYRTTTFPSTETESSSTTTSPLSTVPQTSSTTTTFPSIETSSTTTTSLSTEPETSSTTTTFPSTETETSSTTTTSISTKPGTSSTATYTTSPSTNPETSSTTTTFPSTETETSSKATTFPSTKTETSSIARNTSSPPTEPEASSTTTTFPSTKPETSYTATYITDPSTETETSSTSTTSLSTETETSYISTTTLSTEAETSSTTTTSISAKPETSSTATYTTSPSTKLETSSTTTTFPAPETTTFPSTETETSSTATYTTSPSIEPETSSTTTTFPSAVTATSTSTKPETSSTPTTFPSTVTATSTSTKPETSSTATYTTPLSTVPETSSTTTTFPSTETKTSSTIATSISNKHETSPTATYTTFPSTEIETSFTTPPSTEHEISYTTTYMTSLSTETETSYISTTTLSTEPDTSSTTTTFPSTETETSSTTTTFPSTKPETSYTATYITDPLTETETSSTSTTSLSTETETSYISITTVSTEPDTSSTTTTSMSAKPETSSTTTTFPSIETSSTTTTFPSIETSSTTTTSLSTEPETSSTTTTFPSTETETSSTTTTSISTKPGTSSTATYTTSPSTNPETSSTTTTFPSTETETSSKATTFPSTKTETSSIARNTSSPPTEPETSSTTTTFPSTKPETSYTATYITDPSTETETSSTSTTSLSTETETSYISITTVSTEPDTSSTTTTSMSAKPETSSTTTTFPSIETSSTTTTSLSTEPETSSTTTTFPSTETETSSTTTTSISTKPGTSSTATYTTSPSTNPETSSTTTTFPSTETETSSKATTFPSTKTETSSIARNTSSSPTEPETSSTTTTFPSTKPETSYTATYITDPSTETETSFTSTTSLSTETETSYISTTTLSTEAETSSTTTTSISAKPETSSTATYTTSPSTKLETSSTTTTFPAPETTTFPSTETETSSTATYTTSPSIEPETSSTTTTFPSAVTATSTSTKPETSSTATYTTSPSIKPETSSTTTTSPSTETETSSTPTTFPSTVTATSTSTKPETSSTATYTTPLSTVPETSSTTTTFPSTETKTSSTIATSISNKHETSPTATYTTFPSTEIETSFTTPPSTEPEISYTTTYMTSLSTETETSYISTTTLSTEPDTSSTTTTFPSTETETSSTTTTSISTKPGTSSTATYTTSPSTKPETSSTTTTFPSTETETSSKTTTFPSTKTETSSIARNTSSPPTEPETSSTTTTFPSTKPETSYTATYITDPLTETETSSTSTTSLSTETETSYISITTVSTEPDTSSTTTTSMSAKPETSSTATYTSTKPETSSTTTTFPSPETETSSKTTTFPSTETSSTTTTSISTKPETSSTATYTTSSSTEPETSSTTTTSISTKLEPSSTATYTSPSTENETSSTTTTSKSTQTETSSTDTISTSTKPETTSTTTTFPTTITTTSSTTTSPLTEPETSSTVRNTSSPPTEPETSYITTHITYPSTETSSTSTTTPSTEIETSSTSTTTPSTETETSSTTSPSTKTETSSTTFPSAETSSTITTSTSTKPETSSTATYTTFPSTRTETSFTTTTSILTETETSSTDTTSISIKPETSSTATYTTFPSTETETSSKTTTFPSTITATSSTTTTSPLTKPETSSTTTPSTEPEPSYTTTYMISPSIETETSSTTTLSTDTETSSITTTSAISKRETSVNVISETFTIDGTTTTISVEKRSTASLQTFKTTTETSITTLETPVSTPSDSSATTVPATLSTVTSGRITTAPPTESPLDTSKATFETSISTIPVTTEITPTGISATTESRTATTSPGNVLTTTITSSISASTTEAKTENPSSITPEPPATNTRVTSAFTASSERMSISTSSTLPEITTQNLTSTLTSTFSAATTSNHSITRMTTTTTTTKATAGSVITKTGSVTDKVGSIKTKSSTTTPVPIPPPPSSTNDIFMTITLVILVLILVAITLVIFVFDQNPCRETYNL is encoded by the exons atgtcaccattgCCAGGCAATGCTTTCAG GGTGAATGGAAGAGCACATGATCCCTATGTTGACATCAGTGGCACTACCCAACCCACTACTGGTCCAGGATATCCTGAATCTACAGTTTCCTCTGAAATATTAGCTACCACCACATCCATGGACCTGTCTGTATACACCACTGAAACAGCCTTTACAAAGTCACAACAGGGAGAGTCAAACCCCACTTCAACAACATTAGGAGGTCCCTCACCTGGGGATGAAATCATGACGGAAACTTCACATGTCCTGGCAACCACTTTTACACAAGCACCTTCCACAAAAGAACCCCCTGGAAGCACGTCTCAGATCGACCTTGCGACGAAAATGCCCGTACAATTTGAAATAGCAAATGTAAAGGCCATAGAAACTACAAACAAATTGGAAGAAACTTCATAtgagacaaaaacaacagagagaACAACTGCAACTGCAGAATCATCGGAAAATTCAGAGgtgaaaacatctgaaatgtCGACAAGTGCATTTGAACCGGCCCGTGTTGACGCTCCTGTAAGATCCTCAACTTCAAAAGACACGATAACTACACCCACAACCTCTTCTTTGATAACAACACCTAAAATGAAATCTGCAATCATATCAGAAATTGCACCAGCACCTGTATATGCTTCAAACTCATCTGGCATGTTAAGAACAACTACATTACAAACCATAGCAACAACTTGGCCATTATGGGGGAAAACGTTTGAGCTGTTAGCCACCTCTCCTGGAAAACCATCTGAAAGAACATTAGAGACGTCAACTATAATGCCAATGTCCACATCTGCTTCTTCGGCGCCAGGCAGCGTTTCTGAGACATTGTCTGCAATTACATCACCAAGGATAACTTTTGCCACAGTTGCATTCCTACCTATTGTATCAGTTCCTACACCTGACAGCCCATTGGAAACTAAAGCTACAGCTACGACAGAACGTACAGGTGAAAGCAATCCTAAAACCACAGCTGCGACTCCGTATGAAACAACTGATATAAACACACCTGAAACATCATCCACAACCCCATCAACTAAACCTAAAACATCATCCACTTATACAACATTCCCATCAACTGCACCTGAGACATCTGTGAAAGTCACTAAAGAACCCTTTACAACAGATGCAACCATGGCCACGAGCTCATCAGAAAAACTGTCAACAGCCTACTTTCAAGCTTATCAAACCACAACTACAACTGATACATCAACTATAACTTCAACAAGTGACTCTTCAACTATTCCTGTATCTGCAACATTGTGGACAGTTACAGCAGAAAGGATAACTACATTCCCCCCATCAACCGAACCTAAAACAGCATCCACAGCCACATACACAACAATCCCACACACCGAAACTGAAACATtaaccacaaccacaacatcCATATCAACCAAACCTGAAACATCATCAACAGCCACATACACACCATCCCCATCAACTGAACCCAAAACATCATACAGAACTACAACATTCCCATCGACCGAAACGGAATCATCATCCacaactacatcacccctatcAACCGTACCTCAaacatcatccacaactacaacATTCCCATCAATTGAaacatcatccacaactacaacATCCCTATCAACCGAACCAGAaacatcatccacaactacaacATTCCCATCAACTGAAACTGAaacatcatccacaactacaacATCCATATCAACCAAACCTGGAACATCCTCCACAGCCACATACACAACATCCCCATCCACCAATCCTGAaacatcatccacaactacaacATTCCCATCGACCGAAACAGAAACATCCTCCAAAGCTACAACATTCCCATCAACTAAAACTGAAACATCCTCCATAGCCAGAAACACATCATCTCCACCAACTGAACCAGAAGCCTCATCCACAACTACAACATTCCCATCAACCAAACCAGAAACATCATACACAGCCACATACATTACTGACCCTTCAACTGAAACTGAAACATCTTCCACATCCACAACATCCCTATCAACTGAAACTGAAACATCATACATATCCACAACAACCTTATCAACGGAAGCTGAaacatcatccacaactacaacATCCATATCAGCCAAACCTGAAACATCATCCACAGCCACATACACAACATCCCCATCAACCAAACTTGAaacatcatccacaactacaacATTCCCAGCGCCCGAAACTACAACATTCCCATCAACTGAAACTGAAACATCATCCACAGCTACATACACAACATCCCCATCAATCGAACCTGAaacatcatccacaactacaacATTCCCATCAGCCGTAACTGCAACATCCACATCAACCAAACCTGAAACATCATCCACACCTACAACATTCCCATCAACCGTAACTGCAACATCCACATCAACCAAACCTGAAACATCATCCACAGCCACATACACAACACCCCTATCAACTGTACCTGAAACATCATCGACAACTACAACATTCCCATCAACCGAAACTAAAACATCATCCACTATTGCAACATCCATATCAAACAAACATGAAACATCACCCACCGCCACATACACAACATTCCCATCAACCGAAATTGAAACATCATTCACAACACCCCCATCAACCGAACATGAAATATCGTACACAACCACATACATGACATCCCTATCAACCGAAACTGAAACATCATACATATCCACAACAACCTTATCAACTGAACCTGATacatcatccacaactacaacATTTCCATCAACTGAAACTGAaacatcatccacaactacaacATTCCCATCAACCAAACCAGAAACATCATACACAGCCACATATATTACTGACCCATTAACTGAAACTGAAACATCTTCCACATCCACAACATCCCTATCAACTGAAACTGAAACATCATACATATCCATAACAACCGTATCAACTGAACCTGATacatcatccacaactacaacATCCATGTCAGCCAAACCTGAaacatcatccacaactacaacATTCCCATCAATTGAaacatcatccacaactacaacATTCCCATCAATTGAaacatcatccacaactacaacATCCCTATCAACCGAACCAGAaacatcatccacaactacaacATTCCCATCAACTGAAACTGAaacatcatccacaactacaacATCCATATCAACCAAACCTGGAACATCCTCCACAGCCACATACACAACATCCCCATCCACCAATCCTGAaacatcatccacaactacaacATTCCCATCGACCGAAACAGAAACATCCTCCAAAGCTACAACATTCCCATCAACTAAAACTGAAACATCCTCCATAGCCAGAAACACATCATCTCCACCAACTGAACCAGAAACCTCATCCACAACTACAACATTCCCATCAACCAAACCAGAAACATCATACACAGCCACATACATTACTGACCCTTCAACTGAAACTGAAACATCTTCCACATCCACAACATCCCTATCAACTGAAACTGAAACATCATACATATCCATAACAACCGTATCAACTGAACCTGATacatcatccacaactacaacATCCATGTCAGCCAAACCTGAaacatcatccacaactacaacATTCCCATCAATTGAaacatcatccacaactacaacATCCCTATCAACCGAACCAGAaacatcatccacaactacaacATTCCCATCAACTGAAACTGAaacatcatccacaactacaacATCCATATCAACCAAACCTGGAACATCCTCCACAGCCACATACACAACATCCCCATCCACCAATCCTGAaacatcatccacaactacaacATTCCCATCGACCGAAACAGAAACATCCTCCAAAGCTACAACATTCCCATCAACTAAAACTGAAACATCCTCCATAGCCAGAAACACATCATCTTCACCAACTGAACCAGAAACCTCATCCACAACTACAACATTCCCATCAACCAAACCAGAAACATCATACACAGCCACATACATTACTGACCCTTCAACTGAAACTGAAACATCTTTCACATCCACAACATCCCTATCAACTGAAACTGAAACATCATACATATCCACAACAACCTTATCAACGGAAGCTGAaacatcatccacaactacaacATCCATATCAGCCAAACCTGAAACATCATCCACAGCCACATACACAACATCCCCATCAACCAAACTTGAaacatcatccacaactacaacATTCCCAGCGCCCGAAACTACAACATTCCCATCAACTGAAACTGAAACATCATCCACAGCTACATACACAACATCCCCATCAATCGAACCTGAaacatcatccacaactacaacATTCCCATCAGCCGTAACTGCAACATCCACATCAACCAAACCTGAAACATCATCCACAGCTACATACACAACATCCCCATCAATCAAACCTGAaacatcatccacaactacaacATCCCCATCGACCGAAACTGAAACATCATCCACACCTACAACATTCCCATCAACCGTAACTGCAACATCCACATCAACCAAACCTGAAACATCATCCACAGCCACATACACAACACCCCTATCAACTGTACCTGAAACATCATCGACAACTACAACATTCCCATCAACCGAAACTAAAACATCATCCACTATTGCAACATCCATATCAAACAAACATGAAACATCACCCACCGCCACATACACAACATTCCCATCAACCGAAATTGAAACATCATTCACAACACCCCCATCAACCGAACCTGAAATATCGTACACAACCACATACATGACATCCCTATCAACCGAAACTGAAACATCATACATATCCACAACAACCTTATCAACTGAACCTGATacatcatccacaactacaacATTTCCATCAACTGAAACTGAaacatcatccacaactacaacATCCATATCAACCAAACCTGGAACATCATCCACAGCCACATACACAACATCCCCATCCACCAAACCTGAaacatcatccacaactacaacATTCCCATCGACCGAAACAGAAACATCCTCCAAAACTACAACATTCCCATCAACTAAAACTGAAACATCCTCCATAGCCAGAAACACATCATCTCCACCAACTGAACCAGAAACCTCATCCACAACTACAACATTCCCATCAACCAAACCAGAAACATCATACACAGCCACATATATTACTGACCCATTAACTGAAACTGAAACATCTTCCACATCCACAACATCCCTATCAACTGAAACTGAAACATCATACATATCCATAACAACCGTATCAACTGAACCTGATacatcatccacaactacaacATCCATGTCAGCCAAACCTGAAACATCATCCACAGCCACATACACATCAACCAAACCTGAaacatcatccacaactacaacATTCCCATCGCCTGAAACAGAAACATCCTCCAAAACTACAACATTCCCATCAACTGAaacatcatccacaactacaacATCCATATCAACCAAACCTGAAACATCATCCACAGCAACATACACAACATCCTCATCAACCGAACCTGAaacatcatccacaactacaacATCCATATCAACCAAACTTGAACCATCATCCACAGCCACATACACATCCCCATCAACTGAAAATGAAACCTCATCCACAACTACAACATCCAAATCAACCCAAACTGAAACATCATCCACAGATACAATATCCACATCAACTAAAcctgaaacaacatccacaactaCAACATTCCCAACGACCATAACTACAACATCATCCACGACTACATCCCCATTAACCGAACCTGAAACATCATCCACAGTCAGGAACACATCATCTCCACCAACCGAACCAGAAACATCATACATAACCACACACATTACTTACCCATCAACTGAAACCTcatccacatccacaaccaccCCATCAACTGAAATTGAAACATCATCCACATCCACAACAACCCCATCAACTGAAACTGAAACATCATCCACAACATCCCCATCAACCAAAACTGAAACATCATCCACAACATTCCCATCAGCTGAAACATCATCCACAATTACAACATCCACATCAACCAAACCTGAAACATCATCCACAGCCACATACACAACATTTCCATCGACCAGAACTGAAACATCATTCACAACTACAACATCCATATTAACTGAAACTGAAACATCATCCACAGATACAACATCCATATCAATCAAACCTGAAACATCCTCCACAGCCACATACACAACATTCCCATCAACCGAAACTGAAACATCATCCAAAACTACAACATTCCCATCAACCATAACTGcaacatcatccacaactacaacATCCCCATTAACCAAACCTGAAACATCATCCACAACAACCCCATCAACCGAACCTGAACCATCATACACAACCACATACATGATATCCCCATCAATCGAAACGGAAACATCATCCACAACAACCCTATCAACTGATACTGAAACATCATCCATAACTACAACATCTGCAATATCAAAACGTGAAACATCCGTGAACGTCATATCTGAAACATTTACAATAGATGGAACCACAACCACTATCTCAGTAGAAAAACGGTCAACAGCCTCCCTTCAAACATTTAAAACCACAACTGAGACATCAATAACTACACTTGAAACTCCAGTTTCTACACCAAGTGACTCTTCAGCTACCACTGTACCTGCAACACTGTCTACAGTTACATCAGGAAGGATAACTACGGCCCCACCAACTGAATCACCATTAGACACATCCAAAGCTACATTTGAGACATCAATATCAACCATTCCAGTAACTACAGAGATAACCCCCACCGGAATATCAGCTACAACAGAAAGTCGAACAGCAACAACCTCACCTGGAAATGTATTGACAACTACAATCACATCCTCAATATCTGCTTCAACTACTGAGGCAAAAACAGAAAACCCATCTTCCATCACTCCGGAACCTCCAGCTACAAACACACGTGTTACATCAGCATTTACAGCCTCTTCAGAGAGGATGAGTATATCAACATCGAGTACCCTCCCAGAAATCACAACTCAGAATTTGACATCTACTTTAACATCTACCTTTTCTGCAGCAACTACTTCAAATCACAGCATAACTcggatgacaacaacaacaacaactacaaaagCCACTGCAGGTTCAGTCATAACTAAAACTGGCAGTGTGACGGACAAAGTTGGCTCAATCAAAACTAAATCTTCAACGACCACACCTGTGCCAATCCCACCTCCACCCTCATCAACTAATGATATCTTTATGACCATTACTTTGGTTATCCTAGTATTGATTTTGGTTGCTATAACTTTAGTTATTTTTGTCTTTGATCAAAATCCTTGCAGAGAGACCTATAATTTATAA